In the Streptomyces fradiae ATCC 10745 = DSM 40063 genome, one interval contains:
- a CDS encoding cytochrome P450, protein MHTPPPPAPSGPPAPSGPTGPSGSPAFPGPSGLSGSSGSSGSSAPSGSAAPSAPPAPAGSSVPSVSAGSSAPGGPWRAGTAPGAVPLLGHVPALWRRPLEFLASLPAHGDLVELRLGPTRAYLAAHPELVRNVLLDTRAFEKGGVFDKARQLLGNSLSVSRGEEHRFQRRLLQPAFHPTKIAAYTTAVADDTRAVTDTWRAGQTLDVSDVMHALLMRIAARTLFSAGLDDATIEEARQCLRTVSHGIYRRTVAPLGILEKLPTPGNRAYDRANARLRRIVAEMIDRRRSGGDADDMLSTLLRAEHPETGERLDEGQVLDQVVTFLVAGSETTASTLAFVFHLMGTLPEVEARVHAEVDGVLAGRAPAYDDLPLLPCTRNVITEALRLHPPSWMAMRVTARDVELGPRTLPARTMVLYSAYALHHNPELFPDPETFDPDRWTPERAARVPRGALLPFGAGSHKCIGDVLALTETALVVATVAARWRLRPAPGTRLRPQPKATLEPGPLPMVLERR, encoded by the coding sequence ATGCACACGCCCCCGCCCCCCGCACCGTCCGGGCCCCCCGCACCGTCCGGGCCGACCGGGCCGTCCGGGTCCCCCGCGTTCCCCGGGCCGTCAGGGCTGTCCGGGTCGTCCGGGTCGTCCGGGTCGTCCGCGCCGTCAGGATCCGCGGCACCCTCGGCGCCGCCCGCGCCCGCCGGGTCCTCCGTACCTTCGGTATCCGCCGGGTCCTCCGCGCCCGGCGGGCCGTGGCGGGCCGGTACCGCTCCCGGCGCCGTCCCGCTCCTCGGCCACGTGCCCGCGCTCTGGCGCCGCCCCCTGGAGTTCCTGGCCTCGCTGCCCGCCCACGGCGACCTGGTCGAGCTGCGGCTCGGCCCCACCAGGGCCTACCTGGCCGCCCACCCCGAACTCGTACGGAACGTCCTGCTCGACACCCGCGCCTTCGAGAAGGGCGGCGTCTTCGACAAGGCCCGCCAACTCCTCGGCAACAGCCTGTCGGTCTCGCGCGGCGAGGAGCACCGCTTCCAGCGGCGGCTGCTCCAGCCCGCCTTCCACCCGACGAAGATCGCCGCCTACACCACCGCCGTGGCCGACGACACCCGCGCCGTCACCGACACCTGGCGAGCGGGGCAGACCCTCGACGTCAGCGACGTCATGCACGCGCTGCTGATGCGGATCGCGGCCCGCACCCTCTTCTCCGCCGGGCTCGACGACGCGACGATCGAGGAGGCCCGGCAGTGCCTGCGCACGGTGTCCCACGGCATCTACCGGCGCACCGTCGCCCCCCTCGGCATCCTCGAGAAGCTGCCCACCCCGGGGAACCGGGCCTACGACCGCGCCAACGCCAGGCTCCGGCGGATCGTCGCCGAGATGATCGACCGGCGCCGCTCCGGCGGCGACGCGGACGACATGCTCTCCACCCTGCTGCGGGCCGAGCACCCCGAGACCGGCGAGCGACTGGACGAGGGCCAGGTCCTCGACCAGGTCGTCACCTTCCTCGTCGCGGGCAGCGAGACCACCGCCTCCACGCTCGCCTTCGTCTTCCACCTGATGGGCACGCTGCCCGAGGTGGAGGCGCGGGTGCACGCCGAGGTGGACGGGGTGCTGGCGGGCCGCGCACCGGCCTACGACGACCTGCCCCTCCTGCCCTGTACGCGCAACGTCATCACCGAGGCGCTGCGCCTCCACCCGCCGTCCTGGATGGCGATGCGGGTCACCGCCCGCGACGTCGAGCTGGGCCCCCGGACCCTCCCGGCCCGGACGATGGTCCTCTACAGCGCCTACGCCCTGCACCACAATCCGGAGCTCTTCCCCGACCCCGAGACCTTCGACCCCGACCGCTGGACGCCCGAACGGGCCGCGCGGGTGCCCCGCGGCGCGCTGCTGCCGTTCGGCGCGGGGAGCCACAAGTGCATCGGCGACGTGCTGGCGCTCACCGAGACCGCCCTGGTCGTCGCGACCGTCGCCGCCCGCTGGCGGCTGCGCCCCGCGCCCGGCACCCGACTGCGCCCGCAGCCGAAGGCCACCCTCGAACCGGGCCCCCTGCCGATGGTCCTGGAACGGCGCTGA
- a CDS encoding AfsR/SARP family transcriptional regulator codes for MAEDLRIGVLGPMTAVVGGRQVPLGGPRQRAVLAVLVAARGRPVTQEALIARAWDGRNPPSPATLHSYVAALRKALEPGRAAGRAARVLVREHAGYALRIDPRGVDAERFTALAARGGELLRAGDAERAAAALDEALALWRGRAYADFAGASFAAPESARLHGLRRSAQEDLFAAELARGRHAAVVGDLEKHAAEEPLGERGWELLALALYRAGRQGDALAALRRARRVLAEELGVDPGPSLRRLEAAVLAQDAALAAPVPSAGGVGGGVVYAGAAPGTAREGGDGAPADPGHGGTALEGTVLEGTALEGTALEGTGRGGPGRGVVPYEPVPRPADPYPAAPHGDGIPHGDGVPRGDDPAGGAVAAGVPRGRNLPFPLTGLVGREDEKRQVAALLAEHRLVTLTGPGGIGKTRLMLDVAHARADGDGPWLVELADLEDPDPRLVAVSVADALGIRDGASAARVAEVLGDRGTLLVLDNCEHVREAAAGLAAELLARCGGLRVLVTSREPLGLTGEAVYEVPPLTAGAGAELFLSRARAVTPGWAPGEGEARAAERICAELDGLPLAIELAAAQCRVLSLEQISRALDDRFAVLVGGPGTGPVRHRALRAAVEWSHRLLTGPERAAFHRLGVFAGSFDLDAATAVCGGPVLAELAALVRKSLLTAETGTSPRRYRMLETLKQYVRRQADPAELAAAQAAHRAWVLTRASTAARLMEGPHAARATERTDRDQPEIRQAFTSALLARDGAYALRLGGALMRFWYRSGHVAEGLGWLGAALELTPDGEPGPRARALIATSALHYLKGDFATAARAASDAARHARDAGDTVIEAQGLAYRALFEGLSGTPGTARRAEAAVELARVSGERWLEAEALMVLGMLLRADGQGERAREVLTHSITLAVACGHRFVQASSSWLVMKSDLDLGRAGRALDTGLVTLRALEDDQDVTGWLVIAHTTAAALARCGRPGEGAVLLGAVEERGRRVGFSPALMDPADGPLQSALVRAALPPRELERCLAEGGRMTPAEVTGLLAAVAAARGDRAEAAVGGGLGAAGAGGGDGVAAVGSGAGAAVAGSGTGAVAGGGAPGAVAADGGPGAVAVGSGADAVAVTGGRGSAAFRGE; via the coding sequence ATGGCGGAAGACCTCCGCATCGGCGTACTGGGCCCCATGACGGCCGTCGTGGGCGGCCGGCAGGTGCCGCTCGGCGGCCCGCGCCAGCGCGCGGTGCTCGCCGTGCTGGTGGCGGCGCGGGGCCGTCCGGTCACCCAGGAAGCGCTGATCGCCCGCGCGTGGGACGGGCGGAACCCCCCTTCCCCGGCGACCCTCCACTCGTACGTCGCCGCCCTGCGCAAGGCGCTCGAACCGGGCCGCGCCGCCGGCCGGGCCGCGCGGGTGCTGGTCCGCGAACACGCCGGCTACGCCCTGCGGATCGACCCGCGGGGCGTGGACGCGGAGCGCTTCACCGCCCTGGCCGCGCGCGGCGGGGAACTGCTGCGGGCCGGTGACGCCGAGCGGGCCGCCGCCGCCCTGGACGAGGCCCTGGCACTGTGGCGGGGCCGCGCGTACGCCGACTTCGCGGGCGCTTCGTTCGCCGCCCCCGAGAGCGCGCGGCTGCACGGGCTGCGCCGGTCCGCGCAGGAGGACCTGTTCGCCGCCGAACTCGCCCGCGGCCGGCACGCGGCGGTGGTGGGCGACCTGGAGAAGCACGCCGCCGAGGAGCCGCTGGGCGAGCGCGGCTGGGAGCTGCTCGCGCTGGCCCTGTACCGGGCGGGCCGCCAGGGCGACGCGCTGGCGGCCCTGCGCCGCGCGCGCCGCGTGCTGGCCGAGGAGCTGGGCGTCGACCCCGGCCCGTCGCTGCGCCGGCTGGAGGCGGCGGTACTGGCCCAGGACGCGGCCCTCGCGGCGCCCGTGCCCTCGGCCGGTGGCGTGGGCGGTGGGGTCGTGTACGCGGGGGCCGCGCCCGGCACCGCACGCGAGGGCGGGGACGGCGCGCCCGCGGACCCCGGTCACGGAGGCACCGCTCTCGAAGGCACCGTCCTCGAAGGCACCGCCCTCGAAGGCACCGCCCTCGAAGGCACCGGGCGCGGAGGCCCCGGGCGCGGGGTCGTCCCGTACGAGCCCGTCCCTCGCCCGGCCGACCCGTACCCGGCCGCCCCGCACGGGGACGGCATCCCGCACGGGGACGGCGTCCCGCGCGGGGACGACCCGGCGGGCGGGGCCGTGGCGGCGGGGGTCCCGCGCGGCCGGAACCTCCCCTTCCCGCTGACCGGGCTCGTCGGGCGCGAGGACGAGAAGCGGCAGGTGGCCGCACTGCTGGCGGAGCACCGGCTGGTCACCCTCACCGGGCCGGGCGGCATCGGCAAGACCCGGCTGATGCTCGACGTGGCGCACGCCCGAGCCGACGGGGACGGCCCCTGGCTGGTGGAGCTGGCGGACCTGGAGGACCCCGACCCGCGGCTGGTGGCCGTGAGCGTCGCGGACGCGCTCGGCATCCGCGACGGGGCGAGCGCGGCCCGCGTCGCGGAGGTGCTGGGCGACCGGGGCACGCTGCTGGTCCTGGACAACTGCGAGCACGTGCGCGAGGCCGCCGCCGGGCTCGCCGCCGAACTGCTGGCCCGGTGCGGCGGACTGCGGGTGCTCGTCACGAGCAGGGAGCCGCTGGGCCTGACGGGGGAGGCGGTGTACGAGGTGCCGCCGCTGACCGCCGGGGCCGGCGCCGAACTCTTCCTCTCCCGCGCCCGCGCCGTCACCCCCGGCTGGGCACCCGGCGAGGGCGAGGCACGGGCGGCCGAGCGGATCTGCGCGGAACTCGACGGCCTCCCGCTCGCCATCGAACTGGCCGCCGCGCAGTGCCGCGTCCTGTCCTTGGAGCAGATCTCCCGGGCCCTCGACGACCGCTTCGCCGTCCTCGTCGGCGGGCCGGGCACCGGCCCCGTGCGCCACCGTGCGCTGCGGGCCGCGGTGGAGTGGAGCCACCGGCTGCTCACCGGGCCGGAGCGTGCGGCGTTCCACCGGCTCGGCGTCTTCGCCGGCTCCTTCGACCTCGACGCGGCGACGGCGGTCTGCGGCGGGCCGGTCCTGGCCGAACTGGCCGCCCTGGTCCGCAAGTCGCTGCTCACCGCCGAGACCGGCACCAGTCCCCGGCGCTACCGCATGCTGGAGACGCTCAAGCAGTACGTCCGCCGCCAGGCCGACCCGGCCGAGCTCGCCGCCGCCCAGGCCGCGCACCGCGCCTGGGTGCTGACCCGCGCCTCGACCGCCGCCCGCCTCATGGAGGGCCCGCACGCGGCCCGCGCGACCGAGCGGACCGACCGCGACCAGCCGGAGATCCGGCAGGCGTTCACCTCCGCGCTGCTCGCCCGCGACGGCGCCTACGCCCTCCGGCTGGGCGGCGCGCTGATGCGCTTCTGGTACCGCAGCGGCCATGTCGCCGAGGGGCTCGGCTGGCTGGGCGCCGCCCTGGAGCTGACCCCTGACGGGGAGCCGGGCCCGAGGGCGCGCGCACTGATCGCGACGAGCGCCCTGCACTACCTCAAGGGGGACTTCGCCACGGCGGCCCGGGCGGCTTCCGACGCGGCCCGGCACGCCCGCGACGCCGGGGACACGGTGATCGAGGCCCAGGGGCTGGCGTACCGGGCGCTGTTCGAGGGCCTGAGCGGTACACCCGGCACCGCCCGCCGCGCGGAGGCCGCGGTGGAGCTGGCCCGCGTCTCGGGGGAGCGCTGGCTGGAGGCGGAGGCGCTGATGGTGCTGGGCATGCTGCTGCGCGCCGACGGACAGGGGGAGCGGGCGCGGGAGGTGCTGACGCACTCCATCACCCTGGCCGTCGCCTGCGGCCACCGCTTCGTGCAGGCGTCGTCGTCGTGGCTGGTCATGAAGAGCGACCTCGACCTGGGCCGTGCCGGGCGGGCGCTGGACACCGGCCTGGTGACGCTGCGGGCCCTGGAGGACGACCAGGACGTGACCGGATGGCTGGTGATCGCCCACACCACCGCCGCCGCCCTGGCCCGGTGCGGGCGGCCGGGCGAGGGGGCGGTACTCCTCGGGGCCGTGGAGGAGCGCGGCCGGCGGGTGGGCTTCTCGCCCGCCCTCATGGACCCCGCCGACGGCCCCCTGCAGAGCGCCCTGGTCCGGGCTGCGCTGCCGCCGCGCGAGCTGGAGCGGTGCCTGGCGGAGGGCGGGCGGATGACGCCCGCCGAGGTGACCGGACTGCTGGCCGCGGTGGCGGCCGCCCGCGGGGACCGGGCGGAGGCGGCCGTGGGCGGAGGGCTTGGCGCCGCGGGCGCGGGCGGAGGGGATGGCGTGGCGGCGGTCGGTTCCGGGGCCGGCGCGGCCGTCGCCGGGTCCGGGACCGGCGCGGTGGCGGGGGGAGGCGCCCCGGGCGCGGTGGCTGCCGATGGCGGCCCCGGCGCGGTGGCCGTCGGTTCCGGGGCCGACGCCGTGGCCGTCACGGGAGGCCGGGGCTCGGCGGCTTTCCGCGGGGAGTAG
- a CDS encoding cytochrome P450, which produces MRTPSDGSGRHWRFARAPHRRPLIGHAHLLARRPLEFLTSLPALGDLVELRIGPRPAYLPCHPDLVQQVLLNARVYDTGGPVKEKARPILGNGLITSDWADHRRQRRLVQPAFHQARIAAYAEVMRDECAARARSWHTGRVLDVGDEMQALTARVTARALFSTEMAPHSVAEVQRSLPLMVRGAYRRAMDPTGLYARLPLPANRAFDAALRRLQALIAGIVGDYRRSGVDRGDVLSALLAARDEEDGGGMSDQEVHDQVMTLLLAGVETTASALTWAWHLLAAHPEAEARLHAEVDGVLGGRTPGYADVPRLGYTQRVFTETLRLYPPAWMYTRMTTEPTELGGHRLPAGADVLISPYVIHRTPGLFARPAVFDPDRWLPERAGEVARGSYLPFGGGSRKCIGDVFGMTEATLALAALASRWRLRPVPGTVVRPRAEMSLTAGPLPMRPEPR; this is translated from the coding sequence ATGAGAACCCCCTCGGACGGCTCCGGGCGCCACTGGCGGTTCGCCCGCGCACCGCACCGCAGGCCGCTGATCGGCCACGCCCACCTGCTGGCGCGCAGGCCCCTGGAGTTCCTGACCTCCCTCCCGGCACTCGGGGACCTCGTCGAACTGCGCATCGGGCCCAGGCCCGCCTACCTGCCGTGCCACCCGGACCTGGTCCAGCAGGTCCTGCTGAACGCGCGCGTCTACGACACCGGCGGGCCGGTCAAGGAGAAGGCCCGCCCCATCCTGGGCAACGGGCTGATCACCTCCGACTGGGCCGACCACCGCCGGCAGCGGCGCCTGGTGCAGCCCGCCTTCCACCAGGCGCGCATCGCCGCCTACGCCGAGGTCATGCGCGACGAGTGCGCGGCGCGGGCCCGCTCCTGGCACACCGGGCGGGTCCTCGACGTCGGCGACGAGATGCAGGCGCTGACGGCCCGTGTGACCGCCCGCGCCCTGTTCTCCACGGAGATGGCCCCGCACTCGGTGGCGGAGGTCCAGCGCAGCCTGCCCCTCATGGTGCGCGGCGCCTACCGGCGGGCGATGGACCCCACGGGCCTGTACGCCAGGCTGCCGCTCCCCGCCAACCGCGCCTTCGACGCGGCGCTCAGACGCCTCCAGGCCCTGATCGCCGGCATCGTCGGCGACTACCGGCGCTCGGGCGTGGACCGCGGGGACGTGCTGTCGGCGCTGCTGGCCGCCCGCGACGAGGAGGACGGCGGCGGGATGTCGGACCAGGAGGTCCACGACCAGGTCATGACGCTGCTGCTGGCCGGCGTCGAGACCACGGCGAGCGCCCTGACCTGGGCCTGGCACCTGCTGGCCGCCCACCCCGAGGCGGAGGCGCGGCTGCACGCCGAGGTCGACGGGGTGCTGGGCGGGCGGACCCCGGGCTACGCCGACGTGCCCCGGCTCGGCTACACCCAGCGGGTCTTCACCGAGACCCTGCGGCTGTACCCGCCGGCCTGGATGTACACCCGGATGACGACCGAGCCCACCGAGCTGGGCGGCCACCGGCTGCCGGCCGGCGCGGACGTGCTGATCAGCCCGTACGTCATCCACCGCACCCCGGGGCTCTTCGCGCGTCCCGCCGTCTTCGACCCGGACCGGTGGCTGCCCGAGCGCGCCGGGGAGGTGGCGCGCGGCTCGTACCTGCCCTTCGGCGGGGGCAGCCGCAAGTGCATCGGCGACGTGTTCGGGATGACGGAGGCGACCCTGGCGCTGGCGGCGCTCGCCTCCCGCTGGCGGCTGCGGCCCGTCCCCGGCACGGTGGTGCGCCCGCGCGCCGAGATGAGCCTGACCGCCGGCCCCCTGCCCATGCGCCCCGAACCCCGCTGA
- a CDS encoding amidohydrolase: MRPSSPAGPSTATRELLARAGEVLRPALALYLDLHAHPEVSGQEARTAERFAVRLEAAGCHVTRGVGGHGVVGVLRNGDGPSVWLRAELDALPVREDTGLPYASGNGAMHACGHDLHLAAAAGAAQLLAGLADRWRGTLVVVGQPAEETLAGAEAMLRDGLYERFGRPGAVLAQHAAPLPAGTVAHTDGRVPMAAAGAVLDVVLHGRGGHAATPHLAVDPVVAAAAVVMRLQAVVARETAPADQVTVTVGTLHAGTAPNVIPDRAELGVGVRASSEASLDRALAAVRRVVRAESAAAGAPRDPEVTVVSRSAALRCDPDATAPVRRAHEQLLGAARVLTWPGSMAAEDFALFGDAGAELHGHRGVPLVYWMLGVTGPEEWRAAAAPGAPPPHPNHSPRFAPHVSGALRPAVAALAAAALDRLTTPASTPAPAPVPASTSAPASTSGPAPSAHP; encoded by the coding sequence ATGCGCCCTTCCTCCCCCGCCGGCCCCTCGACCGCCACGCGAGAACTCCTGGCCCGTGCCGGGGAGGTGCTGCGCCCGGCCCTCGCGCTGTACCTGGACCTGCACGCGCACCCGGAGGTGTCCGGGCAGGAGGCCCGTACGGCGGAACGGTTCGCCGTACGGCTGGAGGCGGCGGGCTGCCACGTCACGCGCGGGGTGGGCGGCCACGGCGTGGTCGGCGTCCTGCGCAACGGCGACGGCCCGAGCGTCTGGCTGCGGGCGGAGCTGGACGCCCTGCCCGTACGGGAGGACACCGGGCTGCCGTACGCCAGCGGGAACGGCGCGATGCACGCGTGCGGCCACGACCTGCACCTGGCGGCGGCGGCCGGTGCGGCACAGCTGCTGGCGGGCCTGGCCGACCGGTGGCGGGGCACGCTCGTCGTGGTGGGGCAGCCGGCCGAGGAGACGCTGGCGGGCGCGGAGGCGATGCTGCGCGACGGGCTGTACGAGCGGTTCGGCCGCCCCGGCGCCGTACTGGCCCAGCACGCCGCGCCGCTGCCGGCCGGCACCGTGGCGCACACGGACGGCCGGGTGCCGATGGCCGCGGCGGGCGCCGTGCTCGACGTGGTGCTGCACGGCCGGGGCGGCCACGCCGCGACCCCGCACCTGGCGGTGGATCCGGTCGTGGCGGCGGCGGCCGTCGTCATGCGCCTCCAGGCCGTGGTCGCCCGCGAGACCGCGCCGGCCGACCAGGTGACCGTGACGGTGGGCACGCTCCACGCGGGCACGGCGCCCAACGTCATCCCGGACCGCGCCGAGCTGGGCGTCGGCGTCCGCGCCTCGTCCGAGGCGTCACTGGACCGTGCGCTGGCGGCGGTACGCCGTGTCGTGCGCGCCGAGAGCGCGGCGGCGGGCGCGCCCCGCGACCCGGAGGTGACCGTGGTGTCCCGCTCGGCGGCCCTGCGCTGCGACCCGGACGCGACGGCCCCGGTCCGGCGCGCCCACGAACAACTGCTGGGAGCGGCGCGGGTCCTGACCTGGCCGGGGTCGATGGCGGCGGAGGACTTCGCGCTGTTCGGGGACGCCGGGGCCGAACTCCACGGGCACCGCGGGGTGCCGCTGGTCTACTGGATGCTGGGCGTCACCGGGCCGGAGGAGTGGCGGGCGGCGGCCGCGCCCGGCGCCCCGCCGCCGCACCCCAACCACTCGCCCCGCTTCGCCCCCCACGTCTCCGGCGCCCTGCGCCCCGCCGTCGCCGCGCTGGCCGCCGCGGCACTCGACCGCCTCACCACCCCCGCCTCCACTCCCGCCCCCGCCCCCGTTCCCGCCTCCACCTCCGCTCCCGCCTCCACCTCCGGCCCGGCCCCGTCTGCCCACCCGTGA
- a CDS encoding NACHT domain-containing protein — MAKGERKARRWWRPQVWPVTALYIVLSVAYIGLIVLSLVPGTPSDWLWDPSTESKWRNMLTAFGLSSTTVVAAAWFLLWRFWRARRYYLRRARRHADEMVRPGTIIGEVVGRDPLCDALMDDLRDRKRRRPHVIVGAIGVGKSALLVRLTQKLAEKGVAPVVVRLRDVRGELDFARLAEDTFLAEILVKVSSRSEAEKVWHRLRRQSDRVVVLADGLEDALKDAPDRENVIREAIGKAGKDGLPLVVTSRPEKSLESIDAAQTHLGPLSEEAALHYVAEATNWRSDRQRMSWVVEAAEIAESPLYLNIAKDLERRGLLEPVVGGGGEDEYSDPRDHDAWVLRYDMLDAWVQALVDGHLYPEQPLSRAGRRRVVDCLSALACAALRTNSTYVAYDALTRTSRDDEKNRVVDALLGYLAGPSGPSGPAGAGRAARPAGRAVASRADASGQGARTNPAGHIDVRLAGSWGSRLGLVEVQDQGVRFHHSVLQAYLASRCMGALMPVRTAAVSVPRPVGMAAVSRYAGGPVEELLILSSATETEDVTDAYFTPALRRPGRELAMSMVFYSRSRGALEGCHGREADRAASGADCEREHRCPISIVRDLLLDAARQAVDEISRPSDGARAREATWSRTPRSGRWSCTPPPWTSTASTTSRCTTASSRRSSRTGSRCRPTTT, encoded by the coding sequence ATGGCCAAGGGGGAACGGAAGGCGCGCCGCTGGTGGCGCCCGCAGGTGTGGCCCGTGACCGCCCTGTACATCGTCCTCAGCGTCGCGTACATCGGTCTGATCGTTCTCAGCCTGGTTCCGGGCACGCCGTCGGATTGGTTGTGGGACCCTTCGACCGAGTCGAAGTGGCGCAACATGCTGACCGCCTTCGGGCTGTCGTCCACGACGGTGGTGGCCGCCGCCTGGTTCCTGCTGTGGCGCTTCTGGCGCGCCCGGCGCTACTACCTGCGCAGGGCGAGACGGCACGCCGACGAGATGGTGAGGCCGGGGACCATCATCGGCGAGGTGGTGGGGCGCGACCCGCTGTGCGACGCGCTGATGGACGATCTGCGGGACCGCAAGCGGCGCCGGCCGCATGTGATCGTCGGTGCGATCGGGGTGGGCAAGAGCGCGCTGCTGGTGCGGCTCACCCAGAAGCTCGCGGAGAAGGGGGTGGCTCCCGTGGTGGTGCGGCTGCGGGACGTCAGGGGGGAACTGGACTTCGCCCGCCTCGCCGAGGACACGTTCCTGGCCGAGATCCTGGTGAAGGTCTCCTCGCGGTCCGAGGCCGAGAAGGTGTGGCACCGGCTGCGTCGGCAGTCGGACCGCGTGGTCGTCCTGGCGGACGGGCTCGAGGACGCCCTGAAGGACGCCCCCGACCGGGAGAACGTCATCCGGGAGGCCATCGGCAAGGCGGGCAAGGACGGCCTCCCGCTCGTCGTCACCTCCCGCCCCGAGAAGTCGCTGGAGTCCATCGACGCGGCGCAGACGCACCTCGGGCCGCTGAGCGAGGAGGCGGCGCTCCACTACGTCGCCGAGGCGACCAACTGGCGGTCGGACCGGCAGCGCATGAGCTGGGTGGTGGAGGCCGCCGAGATCGCGGAGTCCCCGCTGTACCTGAACATCGCCAAGGACCTGGAGCGCCGCGGCCTGCTCGAACCCGTCGTGGGGGGCGGCGGGGAGGACGAGTACAGCGATCCCCGCGACCACGACGCGTGGGTGCTGCGCTACGACATGCTCGACGCCTGGGTGCAGGCGCTCGTCGACGGCCACCTCTACCCCGAGCAGCCGCTGTCCAGGGCGGGCCGGCGCCGGGTCGTCGACTGCCTGTCGGCGCTCGCCTGCGCCGCCCTGCGCACCAACTCGACCTACGTCGCCTACGACGCCCTGACGCGGACGAGCAGGGACGACGAGAAGAACCGTGTCGTCGACGCGCTGCTGGGCTACCTCGCGGGGCCGTCCGGTCCGTCCGGTCCAGCGGGGGCCGGTCGGGCCGCCCGCCCGGCCGGTCGGGCCGTCGCGAGCCGGGCGGACGCCTCGGGCCAGGGGGCCCGTACGAACCCGGCGGGGCACATCGACGTCCGGCTGGCGGGGAGCTGGGGAAGCCGCCTGGGCCTCGTGGAGGTGCAGGACCAGGGCGTCCGGTTCCACCACAGCGTGCTGCAGGCCTACCTCGCCTCCCGGTGCATGGGCGCGCTGATGCCGGTCAGGACGGCGGCCGTGTCCGTGCCGCGGCCGGTCGGCATGGCCGCGGTGTCGCGGTACGCGGGAGGCCCGGTGGAGGAGCTCCTCATCCTCTCCTCCGCCACCGAGACGGAGGACGTCACCGACGCCTACTTCACGCCGGCGCTGCGGCGCCCCGGTCGTGAACTCGCCATGTCGATGGTCTTCTACTCGCGTTCCAGGGGCGCACTCGAGGGCTGCCACGGCAGGGAGGCCGACAGGGCGGCCTCCGGGGCGGACTGCGAGCGTGAGCACCGCTGCCCGATCAGCATCGTCCGCGACCTGCTCCTGGACGCCGCCCGGCAGGCGGTCGACGAGATCTCGCGGCCGTCCGACGGCGCCCGGGCTCGGGAAGCGACATGGAGCAGGACCCCAAGATCCGGGCGCTGGAGCTGTACTCCGCCGCCCTGGACGTCGACAGCTTCCACCACGAGCCGCTGCACCACAGCCTCGTCGAGGAGATCGAGTCGCACTGGGAGTCGTTGCAGACCTACAACGACATGA